In Nocardioides sp. JS614, the sequence AGCCGACCAGCCAGCGCAGCGCGAGCGTGGTGCCGCGCGTGCCCTTGACCTCGATCGGGACCTGGTAGGTCGCGCCACCCACGCGGCGGGACTTGACCTCGATCGCGGGCTTGACGTTGTCGAGCGCACGCTTCAGCGTGACGACCGGGTCGGTGCCGGTCTTCTCGCGGCACCCCTCGAGCGCGGTGTAGACGATGCGCTGGGCGACCTGCTTCTTGCCGTCCTGGAGCACCTTGGAGACCAGCTGGGAGACCAGCTGCGACCCGTAGACCGGGTCGATGTCGATCGGCCGCTTCGGGGCCGGACCCTTGCGCGGCATATCAGCTCTTCTCCTTCTTGGCGCCGTAGCGGCTGCGGGCCTGCTTGCGGTTCTTCACGCCCTGGGTGTCGAGCGTGCCGCGGATGATCTTGTAGCGGACGCCCGGGAGGTCCTTCACGCGGCCACCGCGGACGAGCACGATCGAGTGCTCCTGCAGGTTGTGG encodes:
- the rpsG gene encoding 30S ribosomal protein S7; the protein is MPRKGPAPKRPIDIDPVYGSQLVSQLVSKVLQDGKKQVAQRIVYTALEGCREKTGTDPVVTLKRALDNVKPAIEVKSRRVGGATYQVPIEVKGTRGTTLALRWLVGYAQDRREKTMHERLMNEILDASNGLGAAVKKREDTHKMAESNKAFAHYRW